One segment of Fimbriiglobus ruber DNA contains the following:
- a CDS encoding AAA domain-containing protein, with translation MIWLLHGRMADQLLDERDPVTGAVIPAGSTTYTPARFWERAVGVVTPHRAQQGLIVTRLQNLFGGTGVPAAAIRGAVDTVERFQGQQRDVIIASFAVGDPDAIADEEEFLMSLRRFNVMASRARAKLVVLVSREVVDHLAAELEVLRDSRLLKVFAESFCNGHQPMTLGYIEGGVAESRPGEIRFPL, from the coding sequence ATGATCTGGCTCCTCCACGGGCGCATGGCAGACCAACTCCTCGACGAGCGCGACCCCGTAACTGGGGCCGTCATTCCGGCCGGGAGTACCACGTACACGCCGGCACGGTTCTGGGAACGGGCGGTAGGCGTGGTCACCCCGCATCGGGCCCAACAGGGATTGATCGTGACCCGGCTCCAGAACCTGTTCGGAGGGACGGGCGTGCCTGCCGCGGCGATCCGCGGGGCCGTTGATACTGTTGAGCGGTTCCAAGGACAGCAGCGGGACGTGATCATCGCCTCCTTCGCGGTCGGCGACCCGGACGCGATCGCCGATGAGGAGGAGTTCCTGATGAGCCTGCGTCGCTTTAACGTAATGGCCTCGCGGGCTCGCGCCAAACTCGTGGTGCTTGTCTCGCGAGAGGTGGTGGACCACCTCGCCGCCGAACTCGAAGTGCTCCGGGACTCCCGTCTCCTCAAAGTCTTCGCCGAGTCATTCTGTAACGGGCATCAGCCAATGACACTCGGCTACATCGAAGGGGGCGTTGCAGAGTCGCGGCCTGGAGAGATCCGGTTCCCGCTTTGA
- the mobF gene encoding MobF family relaxase, with protein sequence MLRFHQSESASDAKAYYTKSDYYLDGGQETIGEWGGRAASRLGLTGQIDRTSFERLCDNLHPTSGEPLTARTRSDRTVGNDITFDCPKSVSLLYELTGDDRLRVAFRSSVQETMRELEADAQTRVRKGGVDGDRTTGNLVWAEFIHTTSRPVDATSAPDPQLHAHCFTFNATWDPEEKQWKAVQFRDLRRDAPYWEAAFQQRLAVRLEHLGFEVTRKGRYFELDGVPSDVIGKFSRRTKLIEAEARARGIVDPEEKGQLGAKTRQKKAKELSLEQLRTEWVSRLTKPEFDALADVKERAEEREGRGGRPERVTVREALTHAADHCFERRSSVAARELIAEALRYGVGAFGVEDAWKHLESDGRFTAEVDGRLLVASRDVWAEEQRMVAMASRGRASVPAINPEYVIRDHKLNVGQRTAVHELLGSRDRVTMVIGDAGVGKTTALKEAVRGANAAGVKVQALAPSAEASRGTLRGEGFKDAETVARFLVDRKLQEQTRGQVVMVDEAGLLGTKDTAKLLAIARDLDTRVWLVGDDKQHKSVARGETFALLQEKAGLKPARITEVMRQRGEYRKAVELVRDNPRAGFDKFCDLGWVQEVPTEDRYQRLAADYVVAARQAKSGSKEVTALIIAPTHAEGDRVTAEVRNRLRSDGRLGEEREFERLVPLHLTEAQRRDQTNYRSGDVLQFEQNAPGHGRGQRREVRDGEDLPLAQADRFQVYRPEVLRVAIGDRLRLTHNGTTRDGHRVNNGEILTVRGFTAPGDIIDQRGWVVSREFGHLSHGYVTTSVSAQSRTVDRVLVAMGTQSLPAVSREQLYVSLSRGRDWAKIYTDDRDALRQVVGRTDDRVSATEVAARRQSRLDRWRRQRRHVMFLQRRVANEPARRQPAVDRPREQVAEQALNREQTHER encoded by the coding sequence ATGCTCAGATTTCACCAGTCTGAATCGGCGTCGGACGCCAAAGCCTACTACACAAAATCCGATTACTACCTCGACGGCGGCCAGGAGACGATCGGCGAGTGGGGCGGGCGCGCCGCGTCCCGGCTCGGACTGACGGGACAGATCGACCGGACCTCCTTCGAGCGCCTCTGCGACAACCTGCACCCAACCTCCGGCGAGCCGCTCACCGCCCGCACCCGAAGCGACCGGACCGTGGGCAACGACATCACCTTCGACTGCCCCAAGAGCGTCTCGCTGCTCTACGAGCTGACGGGTGACGACCGCCTCCGTGTCGCCTTCCGCTCCTCGGTGCAGGAGACCATGCGGGAACTGGAGGCCGATGCCCAGACGCGCGTGCGGAAGGGTGGGGTCGACGGCGACCGGACGACCGGCAACCTGGTCTGGGCCGAATTCATTCACACAACCTCGCGGCCCGTCGATGCGACATCAGCGCCCGATCCACAGCTCCACGCCCACTGCTTTACCTTCAACGCCACCTGGGACCCGGAGGAGAAACAGTGGAAGGCAGTGCAGTTCCGCGACCTCCGCCGTGACGCGCCGTACTGGGAAGCCGCGTTCCAGCAGCGGTTGGCGGTCCGGCTGGAGCACCTCGGCTTCGAGGTAACGCGCAAAGGCCGCTACTTCGAGCTGGACGGCGTGCCGTCCGACGTCATCGGCAAATTCAGTCGCCGGACGAAGCTGATCGAGGCCGAAGCGCGGGCTCGGGGCATCGTCGATCCGGAAGAGAAGGGCCAGCTTGGCGCCAAGACGCGGCAGAAGAAGGCCAAGGAGCTGAGCCTCGAACAGCTCCGCACCGAGTGGGTCTCGCGACTCACCAAGCCCGAGTTCGATGCGCTGGCCGATGTCAAGGAACGTGCCGAGGAACGCGAGGGGCGCGGGGGGCGGCCGGAACGAGTGACCGTCCGCGAGGCGCTGACTCATGCTGCCGATCACTGTTTCGAGCGCCGGTCCTCGGTCGCAGCGAGGGAGTTGATCGCCGAGGCCCTGCGCTACGGGGTGGGTGCGTTCGGCGTCGAGGACGCCTGGAAACATCTGGAAAGCGACGGCCGGTTCACCGCCGAGGTCGACGGCCGGCTGTTGGTCGCCAGCCGGGACGTGTGGGCCGAGGAACAACGGATGGTGGCAATGGCGAGCCGGGGACGAGCGAGCGTTCCGGCCATCAACCCGGAGTACGTCATCCGGGATCACAAACTCAACGTCGGGCAGCGGACGGCGGTACATGAACTGCTCGGCTCGCGCGACCGGGTGACGATGGTGATCGGCGACGCGGGCGTCGGCAAGACGACCGCCCTGAAAGAAGCGGTGCGCGGCGCGAACGCGGCCGGGGTGAAGGTGCAGGCGCTGGCCCCCTCAGCGGAGGCCAGCCGCGGGACGCTGCGCGGCGAGGGATTCAAGGATGCGGAGACGGTGGCGCGGTTCCTGGTGGACCGTAAGCTCCAGGAGCAGACGCGGGGCCAGGTGGTGATGGTCGATGAGGCGGGGCTACTCGGAACGAAGGACACCGCAAAGCTGCTCGCGATTGCGCGGGATCTGGACACGCGTGTCTGGCTGGTGGGCGACGATAAACAGCACAAATCTGTGGCGCGTGGTGAAACCTTCGCGCTTCTGCAAGAGAAAGCTGGCCTGAAACCGGCGCGGATCACCGAAGTGATGCGGCAGCGGGGCGAGTATCGCAAGGCCGTCGAACTAGTCCGCGACAACCCGCGCGCGGGCTTCGACAAGTTCTGCGATCTGGGCTGGGTGCAGGAAGTGCCGACCGAGGATCGTTACCAGCGCCTTGCTGCGGATTACGTGGTGGCGGCCCGCCAGGCCAAGAGCGGATCGAAAGAGGTGACGGCCCTCATCATCGCCCCGACGCATGCCGAGGGCGATCGTGTGACGGCCGAGGTGCGCAACCGGCTGCGCTCCGATGGCCGGCTAGGGGAGGAGCGGGAGTTTGAGCGACTGGTGCCGCTGCACCTGACCGAGGCCCAGCGCCGCGACCAAACCAACTACCGGTCCGGCGACGTACTCCAGTTCGAACAGAACGCACCCGGCCACGGCCGCGGACAGCGGCGGGAGGTACGGGACGGAGAGGATCTGCCGCTGGCGCAGGCCGATCGGTTTCAGGTGTACCGACCCGAGGTGCTGCGCGTGGCGATCGGGGACCGGCTGCGCCTCACCCACAACGGGACGACGCGGGACGGGCATAGGGTCAATAACGGCGAGATCCTGACGGTGCGCGGGTTCACCGCGCCCGGGGACATTATCGACCAGCGTGGCTGGGTGGTGTCGCGCGAGTTCGGGCACCTCTCACACGGGTACGTGACAACGAGCGTCTCGGCCCAGAGCCGCACCGTGGACCGGGTGCTGGTGGCGATGGGCACCCAGTCGCTGCCGGCGGTCAGCCGCGAGCAGCTCTACGTCAGCCTCAGTCGCGGCCGCGACTGGGCGAAAATCTACACCGACGACCGCGACGCACTGCGCCAAGTGGTGGGCCGGACCGACGACCGCGTGTCGGCGACCGAGGTAGCGGCGCGGCGCCAGAGCCGTCTGGACCGGTGGCGCCGGCAACGCCGGCATGTGATGTTCTTGCAACGGCGGGTTGCGAACGAACCGGCGCGGCGGCAACCAGCGGTTGACAGACCGCGCGAACAGGTGGCAGAACAGGCATTGAACAGGGAGCAGACCCATGAGCGCTAA
- a CDS encoding DUF3854 domain-containing protein, whose amino-acid sequence MFPGPNAKNPGISQHQRDFTQLVNWSGIRAKTLGPVLVFPHYNCLGQALNHAIIKPDRPRDRRDKPGKVKYENPRQRPNRVYIPAGARDALLAPTAVILITEGIKKALAATQNGFPCISLPGVWSWVAPREKTGGRRIEPYRLNADLECIEWKARRVVVIFDSDAVSNADVRRAERALTDALCRRGADVRIVRLPTKLDGGKNGIDDYLYDQGVNALRQLVADAPSFRQKINVEPTEFTESGYTVHQGSTYYCTLAKDDNTDEFIVAKKIKLANFFAKIVGESVTDDGIEQTREFTIEGQQWGKTARTVRIPFDRFLALDWVMERLGPQFVIQAGSGKRDHLRAAIQEMSDKDFLSATVCTYTGWRKINGQWCYLHAGGAVIPIVPGFSGVEVRLDGAASGFRLPPPPSGNLLHYAVRSSLGILSGLVRDSVAFPLLATTYRAALGNCDFALWLSGPTGVQKSELAALAQQHYGASMTRGQLPGNWSSTDNALEGLAFTVKDTVLVIDDFAPSASRADTDRQQRAAERLIRGQGNGAGRQRMRSDSTLRPSKPPRALVLATGEDVPSGQSINSRLSVVAMRNGDVALSRLSECQRDAIDGLFASAMAGFIAWLAPQYETVRTGLDAERIELRDRFVGRFPHTRTPDIIANQLIGLRYLIRFAEEIEAIEPSEGQNFWQRGESAFRAVADQQSENQRSADPVERFSEMLSTIVSSGRGHIAGRDGRKPVFPPSAEAWGWHQSELCNAQGKSDGNYQERGRKIGWVADTELYLDPDSTFAALTELAREQGQVFPITKQTLYGRLKEARILIRSEGDRTTYPVTLEGTRHRVLVLDSSTLLGKPGQSG is encoded by the coding sequence GTGTTTCCCGGCCCGAACGCCAAAAACCCCGGCATTTCACAGCATCAGAGAGACTTCACCCAACTGGTCAACTGGAGCGGCATCCGCGCCAAAACGCTTGGGCCAGTTTTGGTGTTTCCACATTACAATTGCCTTGGGCAAGCTCTGAATCACGCGATTATCAAGCCGGACCGGCCACGTGATCGGAGAGATAAGCCGGGTAAAGTGAAGTACGAGAACCCTCGCCAACGTCCGAACCGGGTGTATATACCGGCGGGAGCCCGCGACGCGCTCCTTGCTCCAACCGCCGTGATCCTCATTACGGAGGGTATCAAGAAAGCGCTTGCCGCGACTCAAAACGGGTTTCCTTGCATATCTTTGCCGGGCGTGTGGTCTTGGGTCGCGCCTCGAGAAAAGACTGGAGGGAGAAGAATCGAACCCTACCGTCTGAATGCGGATCTTGAGTGCATCGAATGGAAGGCAAGGCGTGTTGTTGTCATCTTCGATAGCGACGCCGTAAGCAACGCGGATGTGAGGCGGGCCGAACGTGCGCTCACAGATGCCCTCTGCCGACGCGGAGCCGACGTGCGGATCGTCCGCCTCCCAACTAAACTCGACGGAGGGAAGAATGGAATCGACGACTATCTTTACGACCAAGGTGTAAACGCACTCCGTCAACTTGTTGCAGATGCGCCCTCATTTCGCCAAAAAATCAATGTTGAACCCACTGAATTTACCGAAAGCGGGTATACCGTACACCAAGGCAGCACATATTACTGCACCTTGGCAAAAGATGATAATACTGACGAATTTATTGTTGCGAAGAAGATTAAACTCGCTAATTTTTTCGCCAAGATAGTAGGCGAATCCGTGACCGACGACGGAATCGAGCAGACCCGAGAATTCACCATAGAGGGACAGCAGTGGGGAAAGACGGCTCGGACCGTCAGAATTCCCTTCGATCGGTTCTTGGCGCTCGACTGGGTGATGGAACGACTTGGCCCTCAGTTCGTCATCCAAGCTGGGAGTGGTAAGCGTGACCATCTTCGGGCCGCGATTCAAGAAATGAGTGACAAAGATTTTCTGTCTGCCACAGTTTGCACTTACACCGGTTGGCGGAAGATTAATGGCCAGTGGTGCTACCTACACGCCGGAGGAGCGGTTATCCCGATTGTCCCGGGTTTCTCCGGAGTGGAGGTACGGCTGGATGGCGCAGCCAGTGGCTTCCGACTGCCGCCGCCACCGTCTGGTAACCTGCTTCACTATGCGGTTCGATCTTCGCTCGGGATTCTCAGTGGGTTGGTCCGCGATTCTGTCGCCTTTCCGCTTCTGGCGACAACCTACCGTGCCGCACTGGGCAACTGCGATTTCGCGCTTTGGCTGTCCGGACCGACCGGAGTGCAAAAGAGCGAATTAGCGGCCTTGGCCCAACAGCATTACGGGGCGAGTATGACCCGCGGTCAGCTACCCGGCAACTGGTCCTCGACTGACAACGCGCTCGAAGGGTTGGCGTTCACGGTGAAGGATACCGTCTTAGTGATCGACGACTTCGCACCATCGGCGTCTCGCGCAGACACGGATCGGCAACAACGAGCGGCCGAGCGACTGATCCGCGGACAGGGTAATGGCGCGGGGCGCCAACGGATGCGGTCTGACAGCACCCTCCGGCCGTCCAAACCGCCCCGAGCGTTGGTTCTCGCGACCGGTGAGGATGTCCCCAGCGGGCAATCTATTAATTCTCGGCTAAGTGTCGTAGCAATGCGGAACGGCGACGTGGCACTATCTCGCCTGTCAGAATGCCAGCGGGATGCAATCGATGGTCTTTTTGCCTCTGCGATGGCGGGTTTCATTGCGTGGCTGGCCCCGCAGTACGAGACCGTGAGGACTGGCCTTGATGCAGAGCGAATAGAATTACGGGACCGGTTTGTGGGACGTTTTCCCCACACTCGTACCCCAGACATCATCGCCAACCAGCTGATTGGCCTTCGCTATTTGATTCGATTTGCAGAGGAAATCGAAGCCATAGAACCGTCGGAAGGTCAGAACTTCTGGCAGCGTGGTGAGAGTGCGTTTCGGGCTGTCGCCGACCAACAAAGTGAGAACCAGCGGTCAGCCGATCCCGTGGAGAGATTTTCGGAGATGCTCTCCACGATCGTCAGTAGCGGTCGCGGTCATATTGCGGGCCGTGACGGAAGAAAACCTGTCTTTCCGCCGTCTGCGGAAGCCTGGGGGTGGCATCAAAGCGAATTATGCAACGCACAGGGTAAAAGTGACGGCAACTATCAGGAACGGGGACGGAAAATCGGCTGGGTTGCCGACACGGAATTGTACTTGGACCCCGACAGCACGTTCGCAGCACTCACAGAGCTAGCTCGGGAACAGGGGCAAGTGTTCCCTATTACAAAGCAGACGCTCTATGGGCGGCTAAAAGAAGCCCGCATCTTAATTCGGAGTGAAGGGGATCGCACCACCTATCCCGTAACGCTCGAAGGCACGCGCCACCGTGTATTAGTTCTGGATTCGTCTACTCTCCTCGGCAAACCGGGACAGTCGGGATAA
- a CDS encoding AAA family ATPase, translating into MCRTCATVRPMIIVVANSKGGVGKSTLAVHLAAWLHEQGHRVTLADCDTQHSSSDWLREAMPEVKAVRLANPDQILDELPQIDREADYVVADGPGSNTETSRALLLRAQLALVPCKASMLEVRALRQATAVLRQAHEIRRGVPRAVIVLSMVGKTYRLTQDMKDAAQKLHLPLAKTALTLKQIYADAPGQGRVVWQLGARGREATREVQSLFKELLPDARKGRPSVKPAPQEKPTKTTAA; encoded by the coding sequence ATGTGTCGAACGTGCGCTACCGTCCGGCCCATGATCATCGTCGTCGCAAACTCGAAGGGTGGGGTCGGCAAGAGTACCCTGGCCGTTCATCTGGCCGCGTGGCTCCACGAGCAGGGCCACCGGGTCACGCTCGCCGACTGCGACACCCAGCACAGCAGCTCCGACTGGCTTCGCGAGGCGATGCCGGAAGTCAAAGCCGTGCGGTTGGCCAACCCGGACCAGATTCTCGACGAACTGCCGCAGATCGACCGCGAAGCCGACTATGTCGTGGCCGACGGTCCGGGTAGCAACACCGAGACCAGCCGCGCGCTCTTGCTGCGCGCCCAACTGGCCCTGGTGCCGTGCAAGGCGAGCATGCTGGAGGTGCGGGCCCTCAGGCAGGCAACGGCCGTTCTCCGCCAGGCGCACGAGATCCGCCGCGGGGTACCGCGCGCCGTCATCGTCCTCAGCATGGTGGGCAAAACCTACCGGCTGACGCAGGATATGAAGGACGCCGCCCAGAAACTGCACCTGCCGCTGGCCAAGACGGCTCTGACCCTGAAGCAAATCTACGCCGACGCCCCCGGACAGGGGCGCGTCGTGTGGCAACTCGGGGCGCGGGGACGGGAAGCGACTCGTGAAGTGCAGAGCCTCTTCAAGGAACTGCTGCCCGACGCGCGAAAGGGTCGTCCTTCCGTGAAGCCGGCGCCCCAGGAGAAGCCCACGAAAACCACAGCCGCATAG
- a CDS encoding IS5 family transposase: MDAPVRKPYLTDLTDVQWETIEPLLPAARFGGRPRSVDLREVMNAILYVNRTGCQWSLLPHDFPAKSTVYEYFAQWRDDGTWQHLLDVLREGYREVHAPSHEPTPSAASIDSQSVKGTEHAGGNGYDAGKKIQGRKRSIVVDTLGLLMTVAVTAGHVDDAAAAPSVLESLDREAYPRLKVVWADGKYHNHALNGWKDGHPELRWELVIVRRPDGAKGFVLLPKRWVVERTFGWLGRARRLSRDYERNTSSSESMVKVRSIQLILNRMDPKKCYPPFKYRVASK; the protein is encoded by the coding sequence ATGGACGCGCCCGTTCGTAAACCGTATCTGACGGATTTGACCGATGTCCAATGGGAGACCATCGAGCCCCTTCTGCCCGCCGCCCGGTTCGGAGGGCGGCCCCGGTCGGTCGACCTCCGGGAGGTGATGAACGCGATCCTGTACGTGAACCGGACCGGGTGCCAGTGGTCCCTGCTCCCGCACGATTTCCCGGCCAAGAGTACGGTGTACGAATACTTCGCCCAGTGGCGGGATGACGGCACCTGGCAACACCTCCTGGATGTCCTCCGGGAGGGGTATCGGGAGGTCCATGCTCCGAGTCACGAGCCGACCCCGAGCGCCGCGAGCATCGATAGTCAGTCGGTCAAGGGGACCGAGCATGCGGGTGGGAACGGGTATGACGCGGGCAAGAAAATCCAGGGCCGGAAGCGGTCGATCGTGGTCGACACGCTCGGGTTGTTGATGACCGTGGCGGTCACCGCCGGGCACGTCGACGATGCGGCCGCGGCCCCGTCCGTGCTCGAATCGTTGGACCGTGAGGCGTACCCGCGGTTGAAGGTCGTATGGGCCGACGGGAAGTACCACAACCATGCCCTGAACGGGTGGAAGGACGGTCATCCGGAACTCAGATGGGAACTCGTCATCGTCCGCCGGCCGGACGGGGCGAAGGGGTTCGTCCTGTTGCCCAAGCGGTGGGTGGTGGAGCGGACCTTCGGGTGGCTCGGTCGCGCCCGCAGGCTAAGTCGGGACTACGAACGAAATACTAGTTCTAGTGAATCTATGGTTAAAGTGCGGTCGATTCAATTGATCCTCAATCGCATGGACCCCAAAAAGTGTTATCCCCCATTTAAATATAGAGTTGCATCAAAATAG
- a CDS encoding replication protein RepA, translating into MTDHSVTQLTLTRHQKKLIDASAEIRSVPPEHIDFLHTIQCQIGLPYRNPGDDVREWDRKQGNATMRIEAGSAINSQGNFVHLGLPYGEKPRLVLIHLASEAVRTSNPVIDVDQTMTSFARSLGLDTNGRQLKGLKDQLARLASATARMGVVEDGRAVQVNTQIVAAFDLWFPKQADQRVLWPSTVRLSEEYFRSLGKHAVPLDHRAVAALSSSSMALDVYAWLAQRLHRIPAGKPQPITWLALYEQFGQGFARLRDFRRNFLHTLHTVIAAYPQARIDADEVGLTLSQSPPPVPLRSARSLPNRKADAPTVSHGHLVASPTSTDPAAGKEEPAQPATGAAAPSH; encoded by the coding sequence ATGACGGATCATTCAGTCACCCAACTCACCCTCACACGTCACCAGAAGAAGCTGATCGACGCGTCGGCGGAGATTCGGTCCGTCCCGCCGGAACACATCGACTTCCTGCACACCATCCAGTGCCAGATCGGGTTGCCGTACCGCAACCCCGGCGACGACGTCCGGGAATGGGACCGCAAGCAGGGGAACGCCACGATGCGTATCGAAGCCGGGTCGGCCATCAACTCGCAGGGCAACTTCGTCCACCTGGGCCTGCCCTACGGCGAAAAGCCCCGCCTGGTGCTGATCCACCTCGCCAGCGAAGCCGTCCGCACGAGTAACCCCGTCATCGACGTCGATCAGACCATGACCTCGTTCGCCCGCTCGTTGGGCCTGGACACCAACGGCCGGCAGTTGAAAGGGTTGAAAGACCAGCTCGCCCGGCTGGCGTCGGCGACAGCCCGCATGGGAGTGGTGGAAGACGGCCGGGCGGTACAGGTCAACACCCAGATCGTCGCCGCGTTCGACCTGTGGTTCCCCAAGCAGGCGGACCAGCGGGTGCTGTGGCCGTCGACGGTGCGCCTGAGCGAGGAGTATTTCCGGAGTTTGGGCAAGCACGCCGTTCCCCTGGACCACCGGGCCGTCGCCGCCCTGTCGTCCTCGTCGATGGCGCTCGACGTATACGCCTGGCTGGCTCAGCGACTGCACCGGATTCCGGCGGGTAAGCCCCAACCGATCACCTGGCTGGCACTCTACGAGCAGTTCGGACAGGGGTTCGCCCGGCTCCGGGATTTTCGGCGGAACTTTCTGCACACCCTTCACACCGTTATCGCCGCCTACCCGCAGGCGCGGATCGATGCCGATGAAGTCGGCTTGACCCTGTCGCAAAGCCCGCCGCCGGTGCCGCTGCGCTCCGCCCGATCCCTGCCCAACAGGAAAGCGGACGCACCGACTGTCAGCCACGGTCACTTAGTCGCGTCCCCAACCTCAACCGATCCCGCAGCCGGCAAAGAAGAGCCCGCGCAACCGGCCACCGGTGCCGCCGCGCCAAGTCACTGA